The following are from one region of the Mycolicibacterium helvum genome:
- a CDS encoding polysaccharide biosynthesis tyrosine autokinase: MNLQEFARVLRTRWVTVVLTIIIAVLGAIAVNLFTTPLYQASTRLFVSTTAGASVTEIYQGNLFSQQRVKSYAELVTGETLAQRTIDKLGLDMSAGTLQAKVTATTEADTVLIDVAVLDESPLRARDIANTLSDEFVSLVRDLETPEKGGTPNARVVVEQRASLPHQPVVPKTARNLAVGLAFGTLLGVGLAVLRDMLDNTIKTQQTLETVTGTGVVGYIPLDKELRKTPAIAFDAENSGVAEAFRKLRTNLQFLAVDNPPRLIVITSSSPSEGKSTTAINIALALAEAEHNVLLIDGDMRRPRLAKYLDLVGSVGFSTVLSGGAPLAEVLQKTRFPRLTVLTAGPTPPNPSELLASMAAKNLLGEVRAQFDYVIVDTSPLLAVTDGAILAANADGALVVARFGHTKREQLTHAIGSLNDVGAAVLGAVFTMMPTRGGSAYSYNYYNYGQGYGDKDQNQGSGRESASGGLTGESAGKTSTAGKSAVNKHANKETGASHRAESGHASEN; the protein is encoded by the coding sequence GTGAATCTGCAGGAATTCGCCAGAGTGCTGCGCACTCGATGGGTCACCGTGGTCTTGACGATCATCATTGCGGTTTTGGGTGCAATCGCGGTCAACCTCTTCACGACCCCGCTGTACCAGGCTTCGACGCGGCTCTTCGTATCAACGACGGCTGGCGCGTCGGTGACCGAGATTTACCAGGGCAATCTGTTCTCTCAACAACGAGTCAAGTCGTACGCCGAGCTGGTCACGGGAGAAACGTTGGCACAGCGCACAATCGACAAACTGGGCCTGGATATGAGCGCAGGCACGCTGCAGGCAAAGGTTACGGCGACCACTGAAGCTGACACGGTCCTGATCGATGTCGCCGTTCTCGACGAGTCGCCACTTCGTGCCCGCGACATTGCCAACACCCTCTCCGACGAATTCGTCTCCCTGGTGCGCGATTTGGAGACACCGGAGAAGGGGGGTACGCCCAACGCGCGCGTTGTCGTTGAACAGCGCGCATCGCTTCCCCACCAGCCTGTAGTCCCCAAGACCGCGCGCAATCTTGCGGTCGGACTCGCATTCGGCACGCTGTTAGGTGTGGGTCTTGCTGTTCTGCGCGACATGCTGGATAACACCATCAAGACCCAACAAACCCTTGAAACGGTCACCGGCACCGGCGTCGTGGGCTACATCCCCCTCGACAAGGAGCTACGAAAGACACCGGCGATAGCGTTCGATGCGGAAAACTCGGGAGTGGCCGAAGCCTTTCGTAAACTGAGGACCAACCTGCAGTTCCTTGCCGTCGACAACCCGCCTCGCCTGATCGTGATCACCAGCTCCTCGCCGAGTGAAGGTAAGTCGACGACGGCAATAAACATTGCCCTCGCGCTGGCCGAGGCCGAGCACAACGTATTGCTGATCGACGGCGACATGCGTCGTCCGCGCTTGGCCAAGTACCTCGACCTAGTTGGATCGGTGGGGTTCAGCACGGTACTCAGTGGCGGCGCACCACTGGCCGAGGTGCTGCAGAAAACACGCTTTCCCCGCCTGACCGTTCTGACCGCCGGACCTACTCCGCCGAATCCGAGCGAGCTCCTTGCGTCAATGGCGGCTAAGAACTTACTGGGCGAAGTCCGTGCGCAATTCGACTACGTCATCGTCGATACGTCGCCGCTGCTCGCTGTCACAGACGGGGCAATCCTGGCCGCGAACGCAGATGGTGCGCTGGTTGTCGCGCGCTTCGGACACACCAAGCGCGAGCAACTCACCCACGCAATTGGAAGCCTGAATGATGTTGGCGCCGCGGTACTCGGCGCAGTGTTCACGATGATGCCGACCCGTGGCGGCTCGGCGTACAGCTACAACTACTACAACTACGGCCAGGGTTATGGCGACAAGGACCAGAATCAAGGTTCCGGACGGGAGTCTGCATCCGGAGGTTTGACGGGCGAATCCGCGGGCAAGACTTCCACGGCGGGCAAATCGGCAGTAAATAAGCACGCAAACAAGGAAACGGGGGCGTCCCACCGCGCAGAAAGCGGCCATGCTTCTGAGAACTAG
- the asnB gene encoding asparagine synthase (glutamine-hydrolyzing) codes for MCGIAGIRRIDGAPVDREALSSMAQLLRHRGPDATGIWFDGTIGVAHTRLSIIDVDGSSQPMASVNGRLHLVFNGEILNYRELRSGLSYPFQTKGDTEVLLALYEKYGPASVEKLRGQFAYAILDSDSQEIHLFRDRIGILPLYYYSDEHQFAFASEIKALLPLIQSPTVDDDSLHDYLAHRAVPSPHTMIKGVRKLPQGHHLVVKPDGSCRLSAYWQLAPQSSPRNGLTALDAVGLVDKTLKTAVHESLVADVPVGVYLSGGVDSSLLTAMSRTEHPDQVLHTFGASFDDPRYDESPWARKVADAFSTTHHEVVVTADDFMDNWARLSWYRDGPLSEPADVAIFRLAQLAREHVKVVLSGEGSDELFGGYPKYGYANATRWLGSVPSSALLGRLEKSLPASKSRMRIAVRALAESSYEERLRGWFAPFTVAERDRLIGRLSPRSAPSAYTRGRGDALRRMLYADASVWLADNLLERGDRMSMAASLETRPPFLDHRLVEVAFDLPSSFKVRHGVSKWVLKEVARRYLPADIVDRPKVGFKVPLDRWFRQGLRDMAVDLLTGPSSYVGNNLHGEMVTGLLDSHMRGERDEEARIWTLLSLEVWHRELSRHL; via the coding sequence ATGTGCGGGATAGCCGGTATTCGTCGGATCGATGGTGCACCGGTCGACCGAGAGGCGCTGTCGTCCATGGCGCAGCTGTTGCGTCATCGTGGTCCGGATGCAACGGGCATTTGGTTTGATGGCACTATCGGAGTAGCGCATACACGTCTTTCGATCATCGACGTGGACGGCTCCTCACAGCCAATGGCCAGCGTCAACGGACGGCTACATCTCGTGTTCAATGGCGAGATTCTCAATTACCGTGAGCTGCGGAGCGGTCTGTCATACCCGTTCCAAACAAAGGGTGACACAGAGGTCCTGCTTGCGCTCTACGAGAAGTACGGCCCGGCCTCAGTGGAGAAGCTGCGCGGCCAATTTGCGTACGCAATCTTGGATTCCGACAGCCAAGAAATTCACCTGTTCCGTGATCGCATCGGAATTCTGCCGCTCTACTACTACTCCGACGAGCATCAGTTCGCTTTCGCCTCGGAAATCAAGGCCCTGCTGCCGCTTATCCAGTCGCCCACGGTTGACGACGACAGCCTCCACGATTATCTGGCGCATCGAGCGGTCCCGAGTCCACACACCATGATCAAGGGTGTCCGTAAGCTGCCGCAAGGCCATCACCTGGTTGTCAAGCCTGACGGCAGCTGCCGCTTGTCGGCCTACTGGCAGCTCGCTCCCCAATCCTCGCCCCGGAACGGGCTCACCGCGCTCGATGCCGTTGGATTGGTCGACAAGACGCTGAAAACGGCGGTGCACGAGTCGCTCGTCGCGGATGTTCCTGTCGGCGTGTATCTGTCTGGCGGCGTCGACAGCAGCTTGCTGACAGCAATGAGCAGAACTGAGCATCCCGATCAGGTATTGCATACCTTTGGCGCGTCGTTTGATGACCCGCGATACGACGAGAGCCCTTGGGCTCGCAAGGTTGCCGACGCCTTCAGCACCACTCACCACGAAGTGGTCGTCACTGCCGATGACTTCATGGACAATTGGGCTCGCCTGAGCTGGTACCGGGACGGTCCCCTGTCGGAGCCGGCCGACGTCGCGATCTTTCGACTTGCGCAATTGGCACGGGAACACGTCAAAGTCGTACTCAGCGGTGAGGGCAGCGACGAACTTTTCGGGGGCTATCCCAAATATGGCTACGCCAATGCGACGCGCTGGCTCGGCTCCGTCCCCTCATCGGCACTACTCGGTCGACTCGAAAAGTCCTTGCCCGCCAGCAAGTCTCGAATGCGGATCGCGGTTCGTGCGCTGGCGGAGAGCAGCTATGAGGAGCGGCTCAGGGGCTGGTTCGCGCCGTTCACCGTTGCCGAACGCGATCGGCTGATAGGTCGGCTATCTCCACGCAGTGCGCCGAGTGCCTACACCCGCGGTCGCGGTGACGCGTTGCGGCGCATGCTGTACGCCGACGCCTCGGTCTGGCTCGCAGACAACTTGCTCGAACGGGGCGACCGCATGTCTATGGCGGCGTCATTGGAGACTCGGCCGCCGTTTCTCGACCACCGTCTCGTCGAGGTCGCATTCGACCTGCCCAGTTCCTTCAAGGTGCGCCACGGAGTGTCCAAGTGGGTGCTTAAAGAAGTGGCTCGACGCTACCTGCCTGCCGACATCGTCGACCGGCCCAAGGTCGGATTCAAAGTCCCGTTGGATCGTTGGTTCCGGCAAGGACTGAGAGACATGGCAGTTGACCTACTCACCGGACCGTCTTCCTATGTCGGGAACAATCTCCACGGCGAGATGGTGACCGGACTTCTCGATTCTCATATGCGCGGCGAGCGGGACGAAGAAGCGAGAATTTGGACTCTGCTGTCGCTTGAAGTCTGGCACCGCGAACTTTCTCGGCATCTTTAG
- the murJ gene encoding murein biosynthesis integral membrane protein MurJ translates to MTAGDPDSSGVGKTSFAASAATLCSTGIGFARNLALASAIGTGLVADSYNIANQVPSQIFTLLGGGTIAFVFVPQLMRQARISGARGEEYGSFLIFAGAVFGVIVTALLLLLSPSLIQLMGGSSWGEAQSSLGLQLTLWCVPQVFFYALFSVGSQLMYARGRFTAVAWMPTVNSAVIIFACIPIVVVGTVEANSPGSMNAWEIALLGGSTLLGSALQSVLLLLFLRRAGFRLRSRFQLRGLGLRATAITGLLTVAAIACYQGANLVTAALSTQAGSAAKTVGYEGRGYTAFFYAQTLSIVASAIAAVSLANVLLQRLSKHYSDGDHESASKELNEGILATGALLVPVAAIFICLGPLGTELLFTRGETSRSAAHFIGLILTVLAVGLVPHALHELLIRPFYAAHDAKTPLLSAAIIGIVWIAGASVASVVLPPQYALFGIAGAVSLAYGVDLPLRLRSLHRKLEFKLSNRVIRGYGIALGAGVFAGTVIGFGTNYLEHHIAQHWFPRTVLFLGGVAGFMAIYYPLTARSSASLRRLFRWLRT, encoded by the coding sequence TTGACGGCCGGCGACCCTGATTCTTCGGGGGTCGGCAAGACGTCGTTCGCGGCCTCAGCGGCCACCCTGTGCTCGACTGGCATCGGATTTGCGCGAAATCTCGCCCTTGCCTCAGCCATCGGCACTGGTCTTGTGGCGGACTCCTACAACATCGCCAATCAAGTCCCGAGCCAGATATTCACTCTCCTTGGCGGCGGGACGATCGCGTTCGTCTTCGTTCCACAGCTCATGCGTCAGGCTCGAATCTCAGGGGCGCGCGGCGAAGAGTACGGGAGCTTCTTGATCTTCGCTGGCGCCGTGTTCGGCGTCATCGTGACAGCACTCTTGCTTCTGCTCAGCCCAAGCCTCATTCAGTTGATGGGTGGCTCATCTTGGGGAGAGGCGCAGTCGTCGTTGGGGCTGCAGCTCACATTATGGTGTGTCCCTCAGGTCTTCTTCTATGCGCTGTTTAGCGTTGGTTCGCAGCTCATGTATGCGCGCGGTCGATTTACCGCCGTCGCATGGATGCCGACGGTCAACAGCGCTGTGATCATTTTTGCTTGTATTCCGATCGTCGTAGTCGGCACGGTAGAAGCGAACTCGCCAGGCTCAATGAACGCCTGGGAGATCGCACTCCTGGGAGGATCTACGCTTCTCGGTTCCGCGCTCCAGTCGGTACTTCTGTTGCTTTTCCTTCGGCGCGCGGGATTTCGATTACGGTCTCGTTTCCAGCTTCGCGGTCTGGGCCTTCGGGCGACGGCAATCACGGGTCTTCTTACCGTCGCAGCCATTGCGTGCTACCAGGGTGCCAATCTCGTGACCGCCGCACTCTCGACGCAGGCGGGCAGTGCGGCAAAGACTGTTGGCTACGAAGGGCGGGGCTACACCGCTTTCTTCTATGCCCAGACGCTCTCAATTGTTGCGTCGGCTATCGCGGCCGTGAGTTTGGCGAACGTGTTATTGCAGCGATTGTCCAAACATTACTCGGACGGCGATCACGAATCCGCGTCGAAAGAACTCAACGAGGGCATCCTCGCTACAGGCGCTCTCCTCGTTCCAGTGGCGGCGATCTTCATCTGTCTGGGCCCACTGGGTACTGAACTCCTATTCACCCGCGGGGAGACGAGTCGCAGTGCCGCCCATTTCATCGGATTAATCCTAACGGTGCTGGCTGTGGGGCTCGTTCCCCATGCGCTACATGAGTTACTTATTCGTCCTTTCTACGCGGCGCATGATGCGAAGACGCCTCTCCTGAGCGCGGCGATTATCGGAATTGTCTGGATTGCGGGAGCCTCGGTTGCGAGTGTGGTTTTACCGCCCCAGTATGCGCTGTTCGGGATAGCTGGGGCCGTTAGTCTGGCGTATGGCGTGGATCTTCCGTTGCGTTTGCGGAGCCTGCACCGGAAATTGGAGTTCAAGCTGTCGAATCGTGTCATTCGCGGTTACGGGATTGCGCTGGGCGCCGGAGTCTTTGCCGGGACGGTAATCGGCTTCGGTACAAACTACCTGGAACACCACATCGCGCAGCATTGGTTTCCGCGGACCGTCTTGTTCCTGGGTGGTGTTGCCGGCTTTATGGCCATCTACTATCCGCTCACAGCTCGGAGTTCTGCGTCGCTGCGACGGCTGTTCAGATGGCTTAGGACATGA
- a CDS encoding FkbM family methyltransferase, with protein MPTHRRYPIGPLAKRTIKSALASAGIGVTRYETLEKLRSAQNAQRDIEFLRTMFNPDTAAHAAPHLYHALECLPNSRSQFRQDLFVLSQLDFKTNGYFVEFGATNGIELSNTYLLEKEFQWTGILAEPAQSWQKALKRNRTAHIETSCVWKDSNSTLTFNEVENAGLSTISDYSDIDLHQDARKQGRQYSVNTISLLDLLTKYKAPEVIDYLSIDTEGSEFAILDSFDFSKYRFRIITCEHNYTPMRDAIFELLTNNGYSRVFPDVSFNDDWYVSRLP; from the coding sequence ATGCCGACCCACCGCAGGTATCCGATCGGCCCGCTGGCCAAGCGCACCATCAAGTCAGCGCTGGCATCTGCCGGGATCGGGGTGACACGATACGAAACACTGGAGAAACTCAGATCCGCTCAGAACGCACAGCGGGATATCGAGTTCCTCAGGACAATGTTCAATCCGGACACTGCCGCCCACGCAGCACCGCACCTTTACCACGCATTGGAGTGCTTACCGAATTCGAGATCACAATTTCGGCAAGACCTCTTCGTACTATCGCAATTGGATTTCAAGACCAACGGGTACTTCGTTGAATTTGGAGCAACGAATGGTATCGAGCTGTCCAATACATACTTGTTGGAGAAGGAGTTTCAGTGGACTGGAATACTGGCCGAGCCGGCACAAAGTTGGCAGAAGGCGCTGAAACGGAACCGAACCGCGCATATCGAAACCAGCTGCGTTTGGAAGGACTCGAATAGCACGCTCACCTTCAACGAGGTTGAGAATGCCGGGCTCTCGACCATCAGCGATTACAGCGACATCGACCTGCACCAGGATGCGAGAAAGCAAGGCAGGCAATATAGCGTCAATACGATCTCCTTACTGGACCTGCTGACAAAGTACAAAGCGCCAGAGGTGATCGATTACCTATCAATTGACACTGAAGGAAGCGAGTTCGCAATACTGGACAGCTTCGATTTCTCGAAGTATCGCTTCCGGATCATCACTTGCGAACACAATTACACACCGATGCGCGACGCAATCTTTGAACTTCTCACCAACAACGGCTATAGCCGGGTCTTTCCGGATGTTTCATTCAATGATGATTGGTACGTTTCCCGCCTCCCATGA
- a CDS encoding glycosyltransferase family 4 protein — protein sequence MTAKPRAAADARPVVLVNHLVEPPEQVTGITRYAFGLLEALIRRNDTRLVLATTWTRTQLPRAIAAGVETVVTLPHIASTPVNNLRQRREVGKIARRHNADVVYAMNPTCPPVRGIPSVITVHDFYYEQLPESYKRRNRLWWKIFFTDAARRAAAIAFVSNSTAADAIRLHPTVKGKAHVVPGAGVLQHSPTTLPTSLAGPPYVLLLGNVTPNKNIGFAVEALRLLAKQGRPVRALHVGRDLTGDLADALSDDGAKLLQSLGGVDDADLDALLRNAAALVQPSRYEGFGIPIIEAQERGVPVIASDIAVFREVAGDGGTLVCLDDVRPLAEALHAITTDEALRSQLSAKARANSARFTWDKSAAAAAALINQLAAAADS from the coding sequence ATGACCGCGAAACCCAGAGCCGCGGCTGACGCCCGCCCTGTCGTACTCGTCAACCATCTTGTAGAACCACCCGAGCAGGTCACCGGTATCACGCGATATGCGTTTGGGCTGTTGGAGGCGCTGATCCGCCGCAATGACACGCGACTCGTTCTAGCGACGACATGGACGCGGACGCAGTTGCCTCGTGCGATTGCCGCGGGCGTTGAAACGGTTGTCACCCTGCCGCACATTGCATCGACGCCAGTCAACAATCTCCGGCAGCGCAGGGAAGTCGGCAAAATCGCGCGCCGGCACAACGCCGATGTCGTCTACGCAATGAACCCGACATGCCCGCCGGTGCGCGGCATTCCGTCGGTCATCACCGTTCACGACTTCTACTACGAACAACTGCCCGAGTCCTACAAGCGTCGTAATCGGCTCTGGTGGAAAATATTCTTCACCGACGCTGCGCGGCGCGCGGCAGCCATCGCGTTTGTCTCGAACAGCACCGCCGCCGACGCCATTCGGCTGCACCCAACGGTGAAAGGCAAGGCTCACGTCGTCCCCGGAGCCGGCGTGCTGCAGCACTCGCCGACCACCTTGCCAACCAGCTTGGCCGGGCCCCCCTATGTTCTGCTGCTCGGCAACGTCACGCCCAATAAGAACATTGGCTTCGCAGTCGAAGCCCTGCGCCTTCTCGCAAAGCAGGGACGGCCAGTGCGCGCCCTGCACGTCGGCCGTGATCTGACGGGCGACTTGGCCGATGCGCTTTCCGATGATGGCGCAAAGCTCCTCCAGTCATTGGGCGGTGTAGATGATGCGGACCTCGACGCGTTGTTACGCAATGCCGCCGCGCTGGTGCAGCCCTCTCGATACGAAGGATTCGGAATCCCCATCATCGAGGCGCAGGAGCGCGGCGTTCCAGTCATCGCCAGCGATATCGCGGTGTTCCGCGAAGTCGCCGGCGATGGTGGCACTCTGGTGTGCCTCGACGACGTCCGCCCATTGGCTGAAGCTTTACACGCCATAACGACGGATGAGGCTCTTCGTTCGCAACTCTCAGCGAAGGCGCGCGCGAACAGCGCTCGCTTCACGTGGGACAAGTCGGCGGCGGCAGCAGCAGCGCTGATCAATCAACTCGCTGCGGCCGCCGATTCCTAA
- a CDS encoding methyltransferase domain-containing protein, with protein MSLEVSKLECSDPNCGRAFPIVDGIPVLIDEENSVFSLSDFVARRDTTFSTRAPIVEWIRRLIPAIGVNLKARDNYDRFANLLLASSPTPRVLILGGSILGAGMEPLSVHADIEFVESDVAFGPRTGIILDGHSIPFREESFDGVIAQAVLEHVLDPHKIVEEIHRVLRNGGVIYAETPFMQQVHGGRYDFLRFTHLGHRRLFRRFDEHSSGAVSGTGTALAWSYKYFLMSLSNRRPIRQMLSVLAAFTSFWLKYVDYLTIDRPASLDGASGLYFLGTKSATVLSDSELLEQYRGAIGR; from the coding sequence TTGTCACTCGAAGTCAGCAAGCTGGAATGCAGCGATCCAAATTGTGGCAGAGCTTTTCCCATCGTCGACGGCATTCCTGTTTTGATTGATGAAGAAAACAGTGTCTTCAGCCTGAGTGATTTCGTGGCGAGGCGCGATACAACATTCTCCACCCGCGCGCCGATCGTCGAGTGGATACGCCGCTTGATCCCGGCGATCGGGGTAAATCTGAAGGCCCGGGATAATTACGATAGGTTTGCCAACCTCCTGTTGGCATCCTCGCCCACCCCGCGCGTGCTAATTCTTGGCGGTAGCATCCTCGGTGCGGGCATGGAACCGCTGTCTGTGCACGCAGATATTGAATTCGTGGAGTCGGACGTCGCTTTCGGTCCGCGTACTGGCATTATCCTCGACGGTCATAGCATCCCGTTTCGCGAGGAGTCGTTCGACGGCGTCATTGCTCAAGCAGTACTTGAACACGTGCTTGATCCTCACAAGATCGTGGAAGAAATTCACCGTGTCCTGAGAAACGGTGGTGTCATTTATGCGGAAACCCCGTTCATGCAACAGGTGCATGGTGGACGATATGATTTTCTTCGGTTCACCCATTTGGGCCATCGGCGGCTGTTTCGTCGATTCGACGAGCATTCAAGTGGCGCGGTCAGTGGTACCGGGACGGCCTTGGCGTGGTCGTATAAATACTTCCTGATGAGCCTGAGTAACCGTAGACCGATTCGTCAGATGCTGTCTGTACTGGCGGCATTCACGTCATTCTGGCTGAAGTATGTTGACTATCTGACCATTGATAGGCCTGCGTCTTTGGACGGCGCGAGTGGGTTGTATTTTCTTGGGACGAAGAGCGCAACTGTGCTTTCCGATTCGGAACTGCTCGAACAGTATCGCGGAGCCATAGGGCGTTAG
- a CDS encoding heparinase II/III family protein: MLLDRERAESIAANHREHVSTLLAAADAATNLSFQFFGYPRVQLVHPVDWNHDPISDLRWPSNASRRFARQKLASDVKWIWELNRLQHLPLLAQAWLFTGDARYSTAAFDQLDSWIDQNPTGQGIAWCGAFEAGIRAISIAIALQGLREAPELTPERFQRIVGVLGASANRCWHGRSLFSSANNHLIGEMAGLAVVAMMFPEFRDAKRWERQAIQTLSAEAPKQLLADGAGSEQAISYQMFTVELLHLVAVLAAERGDDGAPDPIVEAIERSSFFLASLIEGGDPAPRYGDDDGGFALRLGVQPVRTIRDHLGIVAGSGWGPGGATASCDNLDAQWYRAASRSASNPLSPRHSELAVEGASFVAPHGGLAVLRDSAIRTMMDIGPLGYLSIAAHGHADALAVTVSADGEDIISDPGTGSYHGHADWRAVMRGTRAHSTVCVDGQDQSVSGGPFLWSEHARVTIRGISLENGVVDAQHDGYKRLAGGVVHRRWLISPPGERARLVVDLLTGTGRHTCSQNWPLHPAIDVETNRAGHLLSRRGAPVMQLLYAASAATFIDGVFGDSERNWGWWSDRLERRTPTWWLSASCDTDLPLAMVTLMTPTDGIVTEGLSVQMSEGLLEIGWEEDGRARSTTVSTDGGAAVSMSS; encoded by the coding sequence GTGCTGCTGGACCGTGAACGTGCTGAATCGATTGCAGCCAATCACCGCGAGCATGTGTCGACCTTGCTCGCCGCGGCGGATGCAGCTACTAACTTGTCCTTCCAGTTCTTTGGCTATCCCCGAGTGCAGTTGGTACATCCGGTCGACTGGAACCATGACCCCATCTCCGATCTACGTTGGCCCAGCAACGCCTCGCGCCGCTTCGCGCGCCAAAAGCTTGCGAGCGACGTCAAGTGGATTTGGGAGCTCAATCGGCTGCAGCATCTACCGCTGCTGGCTCAAGCATGGCTTTTCACCGGTGACGCACGCTACAGCACAGCCGCCTTCGACCAATTAGATAGTTGGATTGACCAGAACCCGACCGGTCAGGGCATCGCCTGGTGCGGAGCGTTCGAAGCAGGAATCCGCGCAATCTCCATTGCCATTGCTCTACAGGGCCTCCGCGAAGCACCCGAGCTCACCCCCGAGCGATTTCAGCGCATCGTCGGCGTTCTCGGCGCGAGCGCGAACCGATGTTGGCACGGCCGTTCGCTCTTCAGCTCAGCCAACAACCACCTGATCGGCGAAATGGCCGGGCTCGCAGTGGTTGCCATGATGTTTCCGGAGTTTCGCGATGCGAAGCGTTGGGAGCGTCAAGCGATCCAAACGCTATCGGCAGAGGCACCTAAACAGCTGCTGGCCGACGGTGCGGGATCCGAACAGGCCATCTCGTACCAGATGTTCACCGTGGAATTGCTACATCTCGTGGCGGTTCTGGCAGCCGAACGTGGTGACGACGGCGCACCGGATCCGATCGTTGAAGCAATCGAGCGCAGCTCGTTTTTCCTGGCCTCCCTGATCGAGGGGGGCGACCCCGCCCCACGCTATGGTGACGACGACGGCGGATTCGCGCTCCGACTCGGAGTGCAACCGGTTCGCACCATCAGGGACCACTTGGGTATCGTCGCCGGGTCCGGCTGGGGTCCCGGGGGTGCCACCGCAAGTTGCGACAATCTTGATGCGCAGTGGTATCGCGCTGCTTCCCGCTCCGCATCAAACCCGTTGTCGCCAAGACATTCTGAGCTGGCGGTGGAAGGAGCTAGCTTTGTTGCGCCGCACGGGGGGCTGGCGGTGCTTCGGGATTCAGCTATCAGAACGATGATGGATATCGGACCACTCGGCTATCTCTCGATCGCGGCGCACGGCCACGCCGACGCGCTGGCGGTGACCGTGAGCGCGGACGGCGAAGACATCATCAGCGATCCGGGTACCGGTAGCTATCATGGCCACGCTGACTGGCGCGCCGTCATGCGCGGAACACGTGCGCACTCAACAGTTTGCGTCGACGGCCAAGACCAATCGGTCTCCGGAGGCCCGTTTCTGTGGTCAGAGCATGCGCGGGTCACCATCCGCGGAATCAGCCTCGAAAACGGTGTCGTGGACGCCCAACACGATGGATATAAACGCCTCGCCGGGGGCGTGGTTCATCGGCGCTGGCTTATCTCCCCACCGGGAGAACGCGCTCGGCTGGTGGTTGATCTGCTGACGGGAACGGGTCGGCACACCTGCTCGCAGAACTGGCCGCTGCACCCGGCTATCGATGTCGAGACGAATCGTGCCGGCCATCTGTTGAGCCGTCGGGGTGCACCCGTAATGCAACTGCTCTACGCGGCGTCCGCCGCCACGTTCATCGACGGTGTCTTTGGCGATAGTGAGAGAAACTGGGGCTGGTGGTCCGACCGATTGGAGCGCCGCACCCCGACATGGTGGTTGAGCGCTTCCTGCGATACGGATTTGCCGTTGGCGATGGTGACGCTCATGACCCCGACCGACGGGATCGTCACAGAAGGCCTGTCAGTTCAGATGAGCGAAGGCCTCCTCGAGATCGGGTGGGAAGAAGACGGCCGCGCCCGCTCCACCACTGTGTCCACCGATGGGGGCGCGGCGGTTTCGATGTCGAGCTAG